The following are encoded in a window of Arctopsyche grandis isolate Sample6627 chromosome 4, ASM5162203v2, whole genome shotgun sequence genomic DNA:
- the pug gene encoding pug C-1-tetrahydrofolate synthase, cytoplasmic isoform X1 encodes MEVRALLKLRFLLHKKLKTYSQCRRITAESVIRLNMNVSSTEKILSGTKLAEELQEKLKYDVRNLQDVHPKFAPGLAIVQVGGREDSNVYIRMKMKAANNIGIKTEYVKLPNTTTETELLKRINQLNYDPNVHGIIVQMPLDSVNKINSNLITDAVLPEKDVDGLHTMNEGRIAINDMTGFIPCTPNGCLQLIKKTGVNIVGSKVVVIGRSKIVGTPVAELLKWEHATVTICHSKTKDLEGEAKKADILVVAIGQPEMVKASWVKPGAVVIDCGINAISDPSKKTGKKLVGDVDYLAAKEVASYITPVPGGVGPMTVTMLMYNTVLGAQRALKRMTTNIWDLKRLPLDIKNPVPSDIDISRSQEPKDISQLGQEIGILPNEISLYGNKKAKISLNIIDRLNNQKDGKYIVVAGITPTPLGEGKSTTLIGLVQALTAHKGKNSIACIRQPSQGPTFGVKGGAAGGGYSQIIPMEDFNLHLTGDIHAVTVANNLLAAQIDARIFHESTQKDQALYDRLVPKINGKRSFSNIQLRRLQRLGITETNPDLLTKDEITAFSRLDIDPNNVTWTRVMDLNDRYLRKITIGQSVTEKGFTRETSFAISVASEIMAILALSVDLKDMKRRLASMVVAFDKKGNPVTADDMGATGAMTVLLKDAIEPTLMQTLEGTPVLVHAGPFANIAHGCSSIVADKIALKLVKEDGYVATEAGFGSDIGMEKFFNIKCRSSGNVPNCVVLVCTIRALKMHGGGPAVTAGAPLHSDYTQENIGLLEKGLCNLKKHIENGIVHNIPVVVAINKHMNDSKAEIEMVRSFSMNNGAFGAVLCDHWSKGGAGAIELADTVINACQEQSEFKFLYPLNTSIEEKILLIAKQMYGAGNVTFTENVLKTIKEYKKQGYDNLPICMAKTSMSLTGDAAVKGAPTNFILQINDIFLSAGAGFIVPMVGDISKMPGLPTRPSIYDIDFNIETQQIEGLY; translated from the exons ATGGAGGTGCGCGCTTTGTTAAAGTtacgatttttattacataaaaaattgaaaacgtaTTCTCAATGCAGGAGAATAACAG CCGAAAGTGTAATTAGACTAAATATGAATGTCTCATCGACAGAAAAAATTTTATCGGGGACCAAATTAGCAga agaattacaagaaaaattGAAGTACGATGTAAGAAATTTGCAAGATGTACATCCAAAATTTGCTCCCGGTTTAGCAATTGTACAAGTTGGTGGACGTGAGGATTCTAATGTATATATTCGGATGAAAATGAAGGCAGCAAATAACATAGGAATAAAGACAGAGTATGTTAAATTACCCAATACTACTACTGAAACAGAG TTACTTAAACGAATTAATCAATTGAATTACGATCCTAATGTTCATGGAATAATTGTTCAAATGCCGCTTGATtcagttaataaaataaattcgaattTAATAACAGATGCGGTCCTTCCCGAAAAAGATGTCGATGG TCTACATACAATGAACGAGGGAAGAATTGCCATCAATGATATGACTGGTTTCATTCCGTGCACGCCTAATGGATGTTTGCAGCTCATTAAAAAAACTGGAGTTAATATTGTTGGTAGTAAAGTGGTTGTAATAGGTCGCAGTAAAATTGTTGGAACACCTGTTGCTGAACTATTAAAATGGGAACATGCCACCGTTACAATTTGCCATTCTAAAACAAAAGATTTAGAAGGAGAG GCAAAAAAAGCTGATATTCTCGTCGTGGCTATTGGGCAACCGGAGATGGTAAAAGCATCGTGGGTCAAACCAGGGGCAGTTGTTATCGATTGTGGTATCAATGCTATTTCTG ATCCTTCTAAGAAAACTGGAAAAAAACTAGTCGGAGACGTCGATTATTTGGCTGCGAAAGAAGTTGCCAGTTACATTACTCCAGTCCCTGGTGGTGTTGGACCAATGACTGTAACAATGTTGATGTATAACACTGTTTTGGGGGCCCAGAGAGCCTTGAAAAGAATGACTACAAATATTTGGGATTTGAAAAGGTTGCCATTGGATATTAAAAACCCCGTTCCtag TGACATTGATATATCACGATCACAAGAACCAAAAGACATTTCTCAGCTTGGACAAGAGATAGGAATTTTACCAAATGAGATATCACTTTATGGAAATAAAAAGGCAAAGAtatctttaaatattattgatcGGTTGAATAATCAGAAAGACGGAAAATATATTGTTGTAGCAgg GATTACTCCTACGCCATTGGGAGAGGGTAAAAGTACCACACTGATTGGCTTAGTTCAGGCTTTGACTGCACACAAAGGTAAAAATTCAATTGCATGTATTAGACAACCATCACAAGGACCAACATTTGGAGTGAAAGGTGGTGCTGCTGGAGGAGGATACTCTCAG ATAATTCCCATGGAAGATTTCAACCTTCATTTAACTGGTGATATACATGCGGTGACTGTAGCTAATAATTTGCTAGCAGCCCAGATAGATGCTAGAATTTTCCACGAATCTACTCAAAAAGATCAAGCACTCTACGATAGGCTAGTGccaaaaataaatggaaaaagATCCTTTTCAAACATACAACTAAGAAGACTCCAACGTCTAGGTATTACAGAAACAAATCCAGATTTGCTAACAAAAGACGAAATTACTGCATTTTCGAGACTAGACATTGATCCGAATAATGTTACATGGACAAGAG tgATGGACTTGAACGATAGGTATTTGAGGAAAATAACAATAGGCCAATCGGTGACTGAAAAAGGTTTTACTAGAGAAACTTCATTTGCCATATCGGTTGCTAGTGAAATTATGGCAATATTGGCACTCTCTGTTGATTTAAAAGATATGAAGCGAAGACTAGCATCCATGGTAGTAGCATTTGATAAAAAAGGAAATCCAGTAACAGCAGATGAtatg GGTGCAACTGGTGCAATGACGGTTCTTTTAAAAGATGCTATTGAACCAACTCTCATGCAAACCTTAGAGGGCACCCCAGTTCTAGTTCACGCTGGACCGTTTGCTAATATCGCTCATGGATGTTCATCTATTGTGGCCGATAAAATTGCATTGAAACTAGTGAAGGAAGATGGATATGTTGCAACTGAAGCTGGCTTTGGCTCTGATATAG GTATGGAAAaattcttcaacataaaatgcCGATCGAGTGGTAATGTGCCCAACTGTGTGGTCTTGGTTTGTACGATACGAGCCCTCAAAATGCATGGTGGAGGTCCAGCTGTAACTGCTGGGGCTCCGTTGCACTCGGATtatactcaagaaaacataggTCTGCTGGAAAAGGGTTTGTGTAATCTGAAAAAGCACATTGAAAATGGAATAGTGCACAACATTCCCGTTGTGGTCGCTATtaacaaacatat gaATGATTCAAAAGCCGAGATTGAAATGGTGAGATCATTTTCAATGAATAATGGAGCATTTGGAGCCGTGTTGTGTGATCATTGGAGCAAAGGTGGAGCAGGTGCAATCGAATTGGCTGATACAGTTATCAATGCTTGTCAAGAGCAatcagaatttaaatttttatatccttTGAATACAtcaattgaagaaaaaatattGCTAATTGCCAAACAAATGTACGGTGCTGGTAATGTAACATTTACAGAAAACGTTTTGAAAACAATTAAAGAATATAAGAAACAG GGATACGATAATTTACCAATTTGTATGGCTAAAACTTCAATGTCTCTCACGGGAGATGCTGCAGTCAAAGGAGCTCCTACAAACTTTATTTTGCAAATAaacgatatatttttatcagCTGGAGCTGGATTTATTGTTCCTATGGTAGGCGATATATCTAAAATGCCTGGATTACCCACAAGACCAAGCATATATGATAtcgatttcaatattgaaactCAGCAGATAGAAGGATTGTACTAA
- the pug gene encoding pug C-1-tetrahydrofolate synthase, cytoplasmic isoform X2, which yields MNVSSTEKILSGTKLAEELQEKLKYDVRNLQDVHPKFAPGLAIVQVGGREDSNVYIRMKMKAANNIGIKTEYVKLPNTTTETELLKRINQLNYDPNVHGIIVQMPLDSVNKINSNLITDAVLPEKDVDGLHTMNEGRIAINDMTGFIPCTPNGCLQLIKKTGVNIVGSKVVVIGRSKIVGTPVAELLKWEHATVTICHSKTKDLEGEAKKADILVVAIGQPEMVKASWVKPGAVVIDCGINAISDPSKKTGKKLVGDVDYLAAKEVASYITPVPGGVGPMTVTMLMYNTVLGAQRALKRMTTNIWDLKRLPLDIKNPVPSDIDISRSQEPKDISQLGQEIGILPNEISLYGNKKAKISLNIIDRLNNQKDGKYIVVAGITPTPLGEGKSTTLIGLVQALTAHKGKNSIACIRQPSQGPTFGVKGGAAGGGYSQIIPMEDFNLHLTGDIHAVTVANNLLAAQIDARIFHESTQKDQALYDRLVPKINGKRSFSNIQLRRLQRLGITETNPDLLTKDEITAFSRLDIDPNNVTWTRVMDLNDRYLRKITIGQSVTEKGFTRETSFAISVASEIMAILALSVDLKDMKRRLASMVVAFDKKGNPVTADDMGATGAMTVLLKDAIEPTLMQTLEGTPVLVHAGPFANIAHGCSSIVADKIALKLVKEDGYVATEAGFGSDIGMEKFFNIKCRSSGNVPNCVVLVCTIRALKMHGGGPAVTAGAPLHSDYTQENIGLLEKGLCNLKKHIENGIVHNIPVVVAINKHMNDSKAEIEMVRSFSMNNGAFGAVLCDHWSKGGAGAIELADTVINACQEQSEFKFLYPLNTSIEEKILLIAKQMYGAGNVTFTENVLKTIKEYKKQGYDNLPICMAKTSMSLTGDAAVKGAPTNFILQINDIFLSAGAGFIVPMVGDISKMPGLPTRPSIYDIDFNIETQQIEGLY from the exons ATGAATGTCTCATCGACAGAAAAAATTTTATCGGGGACCAAATTAGCAga agaattacaagaaaaattGAAGTACGATGTAAGAAATTTGCAAGATGTACATCCAAAATTTGCTCCCGGTTTAGCAATTGTACAAGTTGGTGGACGTGAGGATTCTAATGTATATATTCGGATGAAAATGAAGGCAGCAAATAACATAGGAATAAAGACAGAGTATGTTAAATTACCCAATACTACTACTGAAACAGAG TTACTTAAACGAATTAATCAATTGAATTACGATCCTAATGTTCATGGAATAATTGTTCAAATGCCGCTTGATtcagttaataaaataaattcgaattTAATAACAGATGCGGTCCTTCCCGAAAAAGATGTCGATGG TCTACATACAATGAACGAGGGAAGAATTGCCATCAATGATATGACTGGTTTCATTCCGTGCACGCCTAATGGATGTTTGCAGCTCATTAAAAAAACTGGAGTTAATATTGTTGGTAGTAAAGTGGTTGTAATAGGTCGCAGTAAAATTGTTGGAACACCTGTTGCTGAACTATTAAAATGGGAACATGCCACCGTTACAATTTGCCATTCTAAAACAAAAGATTTAGAAGGAGAG GCAAAAAAAGCTGATATTCTCGTCGTGGCTATTGGGCAACCGGAGATGGTAAAAGCATCGTGGGTCAAACCAGGGGCAGTTGTTATCGATTGTGGTATCAATGCTATTTCTG ATCCTTCTAAGAAAACTGGAAAAAAACTAGTCGGAGACGTCGATTATTTGGCTGCGAAAGAAGTTGCCAGTTACATTACTCCAGTCCCTGGTGGTGTTGGACCAATGACTGTAACAATGTTGATGTATAACACTGTTTTGGGGGCCCAGAGAGCCTTGAAAAGAATGACTACAAATATTTGGGATTTGAAAAGGTTGCCATTGGATATTAAAAACCCCGTTCCtag TGACATTGATATATCACGATCACAAGAACCAAAAGACATTTCTCAGCTTGGACAAGAGATAGGAATTTTACCAAATGAGATATCACTTTATGGAAATAAAAAGGCAAAGAtatctttaaatattattgatcGGTTGAATAATCAGAAAGACGGAAAATATATTGTTGTAGCAgg GATTACTCCTACGCCATTGGGAGAGGGTAAAAGTACCACACTGATTGGCTTAGTTCAGGCTTTGACTGCACACAAAGGTAAAAATTCAATTGCATGTATTAGACAACCATCACAAGGACCAACATTTGGAGTGAAAGGTGGTGCTGCTGGAGGAGGATACTCTCAG ATAATTCCCATGGAAGATTTCAACCTTCATTTAACTGGTGATATACATGCGGTGACTGTAGCTAATAATTTGCTAGCAGCCCAGATAGATGCTAGAATTTTCCACGAATCTACTCAAAAAGATCAAGCACTCTACGATAGGCTAGTGccaaaaataaatggaaaaagATCCTTTTCAAACATACAACTAAGAAGACTCCAACGTCTAGGTATTACAGAAACAAATCCAGATTTGCTAACAAAAGACGAAATTACTGCATTTTCGAGACTAGACATTGATCCGAATAATGTTACATGGACAAGAG tgATGGACTTGAACGATAGGTATTTGAGGAAAATAACAATAGGCCAATCGGTGACTGAAAAAGGTTTTACTAGAGAAACTTCATTTGCCATATCGGTTGCTAGTGAAATTATGGCAATATTGGCACTCTCTGTTGATTTAAAAGATATGAAGCGAAGACTAGCATCCATGGTAGTAGCATTTGATAAAAAAGGAAATCCAGTAACAGCAGATGAtatg GGTGCAACTGGTGCAATGACGGTTCTTTTAAAAGATGCTATTGAACCAACTCTCATGCAAACCTTAGAGGGCACCCCAGTTCTAGTTCACGCTGGACCGTTTGCTAATATCGCTCATGGATGTTCATCTATTGTGGCCGATAAAATTGCATTGAAACTAGTGAAGGAAGATGGATATGTTGCAACTGAAGCTGGCTTTGGCTCTGATATAG GTATGGAAAaattcttcaacataaaatgcCGATCGAGTGGTAATGTGCCCAACTGTGTGGTCTTGGTTTGTACGATACGAGCCCTCAAAATGCATGGTGGAGGTCCAGCTGTAACTGCTGGGGCTCCGTTGCACTCGGATtatactcaagaaaacataggTCTGCTGGAAAAGGGTTTGTGTAATCTGAAAAAGCACATTGAAAATGGAATAGTGCACAACATTCCCGTTGTGGTCGCTATtaacaaacatat gaATGATTCAAAAGCCGAGATTGAAATGGTGAGATCATTTTCAATGAATAATGGAGCATTTGGAGCCGTGTTGTGTGATCATTGGAGCAAAGGTGGAGCAGGTGCAATCGAATTGGCTGATACAGTTATCAATGCTTGTCAAGAGCAatcagaatttaaatttttatatccttTGAATACAtcaattgaagaaaaaatattGCTAATTGCCAAACAAATGTACGGTGCTGGTAATGTAACATTTACAGAAAACGTTTTGAAAACAATTAAAGAATATAAGAAACAG GGATACGATAATTTACCAATTTGTATGGCTAAAACTTCAATGTCTCTCACGGGAGATGCTGCAGTCAAAGGAGCTCCTACAAACTTTATTTTGCAAATAaacgatatatttttatcagCTGGAGCTGGATTTATTGTTCCTATGGTAGGCGATATATCTAAAATGCCTGGATTACCCACAAGACCAAGCATATATGATAtcgatttcaatattgaaactCAGCAGATAGAAGGATTGTACTAA
- the LOC143911385 gene encoding putative methyltransferase-like protein 15 homolog, whose protein sequence is MHIFKFMNKQNRLFSYSRIRRYLSTQVQVDERPLHVPVMVHEVIKYLKPQNKQTIIDMTFGAGGHTQSILDENYDVTIIALDRDQVSHERAIEMAESYPNKIIPLLGKFSELPDLLRSKKIYQNTIDGILFDFGCSSMQFDTANRGFSVSKDGPLDMRMDGDRFPDSFTARDILARGTEDDLGRIFKIYGEEKNYKKIARAIIESRYLFRNLNTTKELCELVDSICEDEVRFDMLNRPAHNATKIFQALRIFVNDELNEINQGMHIASQYLKIGGRLITIAFHSLEDTIVKRHITGHITGNVANALPLKYCDYSMVYQKEFAETFIHKCWHSLTKHVIVPSDGEVKDNPRSRSARLRAAVKIK, encoded by the coding sequence atgcatatttttaaatttatgaataagCAAAATCGTTTATTCTCTTATAGTCGAATTCGCAGATACCTGTCGACCCAAGTGCAAGTTGATGAGAGACCATTACATGTACCAGTGATGGTACATGAAGTTATCAAGTATTTAAAAccacaaaacaaacaaacaatcatagacaTGACCTTCGGGGCTGGTGGACATACGCAATCTATTTTGGATGAAAATTATGATGTTACTATTATAGCTTTAGACCGAGATCAAGTGAGCCATGAGAGAGCTATTGAAATGGCTGAAAGTTATCCCAACAAAATAATACCTTTGTTGGGAAAATTTTCTGAATTGCCTGATTTGCTGCGGTCCAAAAAAATCTATCAAAATACAATAGATGGTATATTGTTTGATTTTGGTTGTTCATCTATGCAATTCGACACAGCAAATAGAGGATTTTCAGTAAGTAAAGACGGACCGTTAGACATGAGAATGGATGGGGACAGATTTCCAGACTCATTTACTGCTAGGGACATATTAGCCAGAGGAACAGAGGATGATCTTggaagaatttttaaaatatatggagaggaaaaaaactacaaaaaaattgCTAGAGCCATAATTGAGTCAAGGTACCTATTCAGAAACTTAAACACTACTAAAGAGTTGTGTGAATTGGTTGATAGTATTTGTGAGGACGAAGTAAGATTTGACATGCTGAATAGACCTGCACACAACGCTACTAAGATATTTCAAGCTTTGAGAATATTTGTCAATGACGAACTCAACGAAATTAACCAAGGGATGCATATTGCTAGTCAATATCTTAAAATTGGCGGACGACTGATCACAATAGCTTTTCACTCACTTGAAGATACCATTGTAAAGAGGCACATTACTGGACACATCACTGGAAACGTCGCTAACGCACTTCCCCTCAAATACTGTGATTATTCAATGGTTTATCAAAAGGAATTTGCCGAGACGTTTATACACAAATGTTGGCATTCTTTAACAAAACATGTTATTGTGCCATCTGACGGAGAGGTTAAAGACAATCCACGCTCTCGGTCAGCCAGATTAAGAGCcgcagttaaaataaaatag
- the LOC143911386 gene encoding ubiquinol-cytochrome c reductase complex assembly factor 2 translates to MNSASRYRDFMRLLERWPLEPTKSGRDIGERIRECVKIAFNSEQFNGDPKYCDQQYKSLKNLSDNSYANTYKRNKPYSSTGLTAEECKLLLSNESLEYLKKDDRGLISKLFNRD, encoded by the exons ATGAACAGCGCTTCCCGCTACAGAGATTTCATGCGCTTGTTGGAGCGGTGGCCACTCGAACCTACTAAATCTGGAAG GGACATCGGTGAACGTATAAGAGAGTGTGTGAAGATTGCGTTCAATTCTGAACAATTCAACGGCGATCCTAAATATTGTGATCAGCAATATAAATCTTTAAAGAATCTCTCCGATAATTCTTACGCAAATACATACAAAAGAAACAAACCGTATTCATCCACCGGTCTGACAGCTGAAGAGTGCAAATTATTACTTTCTAATGAATCGCTAGAATACCTGAAAAAAGACGATAGAGGATTGATATCAAAACTATTCAATAGAGactaa